In Dehalococcoidia bacterium, the sequence GACGTGGCGCAGAGCGTGGCGCTCACGCGGCGCGCACTCGCGCTCGACCCGCACTACGTCGAGGCGCTGGAACATCTCGGGACGACCATGATCACGCGCCGGCAGCAGTACGCGGAAGGCCTCGATTGCCTCGAACGTGCGGCGGCCGCGCGTGACGACGATCCGGGCATCTGGTACGCGCTTGCCTGGTGCTACGAGTTTGCCGCGCACGAGATCGCGCGGCGCCGCCCTGCTGGTATCGATCTCGTGCCACGCGACCTGTACCGGCGCGCCGCCGAAGGCTTCCGCCGCTGTCTTGCGCTGCACCCCGATGGAAAGCTCAAGGATGACGCGGAGGATCTGCTCGACCACGTCGAGAACGAACTCTCCGCGTTATGATGCCCGCGACATCGAGTGCGTGCTGTCGGGAGGGACCATGACCATTCTCGATCGTTATGTAGAGATGCATCCCGGCTCCCGCACCCTCCACGAGCGCGCGCTTCGACTCTTTCCTAACGGCGTCACGCACGACATCCGGCACCAGTCGCCCTTCCCTCTGTATGCCGCGCGCGCCGCCGGCAGCCGCAAGTGGGACGTCGATGGCAACGAGATCGTGGACTACGTGATGGGCCACGGCGCGCTCTTGCTCGGTCACCAGCATCCGGCGGTCGTCGAGGCCGTCGCGGAGCAAGCGCAGCTTGGCACCCACTACGGCGCGTCGCACGAGGCCGAGGTGCGCTGGGGCGAGCTGGTCTGCAACCTCGTCCCGTCCGCCGAACGACTCCGCTTCACGTCGTCCGGGACCGAGGCGACGATGATGGCGCTGCGCCTCGCGCGCGCCTATACGGGCCGTGAGAAAGTGATCCGGCTGCGCGAGCACTTTCATGGCTGGAGCGACGCGCTCACTGGCCAACCGCCGCCTGAGGAGACGGTCCCTCGATCGCCCGGCATCCCCGAAGGCATGCTCGCCGCGTCGATCGTGCTGCAGGCGAACGACGTTGAAGTCCTCGAGCGCACGCTCCGCGACGAGGGCGGCGACATCGCAGCGATGATCCTCGAGACGACCGGAGCGCATTGGGGCACGCATCCCATCGATCTCGAGTACGTGCGGCGGGCACGCGAGTTGACAGCGGAACACGGCGTCGTGCTGATCTTCGACGAAGTGATCACGGGATTCCGCGTGACGCCCGGCGGCGCGCAGGCCGCGTACGGCATCACGCCGGATATGACGACGATGGCCAAGATCCTGGGCGGCGGACTTCCCGGCGGCGCCGTCGCCGGCCGCGAGGAGATCATCGAACAGATCTCGATCCCCGGCGAGAACTCGCCGAACGATGGCCGCCGGGCGCGCATCGCACATCCGGGTACGTACAACGCGAACCCGCTGTCGGCGGCGGCCGGCGCAGCGTGCCTGGAAATCGCCGCCACGGGCGTACACCAGGACCGCGCGGCATCCACGGCAGCGCAACTCGCGCGCGAACTCAACCGCGCGTTTCGCGAGGAAGCCGTCGCGGGCGCCGTGTACGGCCACTCATCGATGCTGCACATCGCGATCGGCATGGAGCAGCAGCCGCCAGATGGCTACGGCTGGGGCTGGCGCGCGCTGCCGGTTGCGCCACCGCGTGTATCGGGCGCGGCATCACAGGCATTGAGACGCGGCATGCTCAACGAGGGCATAGACCTGATGGGCGACGGCATGATGGTATCGTCAGCGCACACCGACGCAGACGTCGACCGCACGGTCGAGGCGTTCCGCCGCACGCTGCGAGCCATGAAGGAAGAAGGCGCCGCTCTCTGACTACTACGACTCGGGGAACGTCACCAGTGAGGTGGTGCTTTCTATGCCGGGGACGCTGCGGATCTTGTCGCTGAGGATCGCCGGCACCTCGCTGAGCTGCTCCACCTCGATCTCGACCACGATGTCGTAGGGCCCCATCACCTCGTGCAGTTCGACGACACCCGCAATCTGGCCAATGGCGGCAACCACGTTGCGCGTTTCACCGGGATTGGTGACGACGAGGACGTAGGCCTTGATCATCAGTGCCTCCTGTATCTGATAAAGCGCTCAGCGCATTTCCCCTGCTCGCGAAGCGCGGTACGGTCAAGATAGTGAGTATAGGTACCGCCTGCGCATCGGTGGCGTCAATGGGGCCATCGAAGTTCCGGAGCGCGGCGTCGGCGCGGCCGAACCTGCGGTACAATGAGGCTGGAATGCGCGCCCGCCTGCAGATTCGGCGGGGCGGCCGCGGCCCGAGGGGCAATGCGGCAGAGGCCAATGGTCGAAGAAATCTTCCAGACCGACCCCATCAGCGCCTTAGGGCTTCCAACTCCCGTTTCCATCGGTCGTACCGCCACTGTCGGCGAAGCGCTCAGGGCCGTCCAGACCCGGGGCGTCGGCTACGTGCTGATCGTCGAGGATGACGGTCGCCCGATCGGCATCATGTCCGAGACAGAAGTGCTGATGAAGATCGTGGCGCGGGACGTGAAGTACGACGAAAGTGTCGATATATACATGTCTCACGGTCCGGAGACGCTGACCCAGCGGGACCCGATCGCCACGGCGGTCAAGCTGATGAATGAGGCCGGCGAGCGGAACATTCCCATCGTGGACGAGGACGGACGCGCAGTCGCCGTCCTGCGGACGCTGGACATTATCCACTTCCTGGCCGAGGCGTTCCCGGCGCAGGTCATGAACCTGCCCCCGCGCCCCCACCAGTTGATCCCCGAACCGGAGGGCGCATAGTGACCACGCTGACAAGAGAGTCCGACCAGCACGAAGGCCCGGATGTCCTGGAGCTGGACCGTGTAACGATCCGTTTCGCGGGTGACTCCGGCGATGGCATGCAGCTCGCGGGCACCCAGTTCACCAAGACGTCGGCGGTCCTCGGGAATGACATCAGCACCTTCCCGGACATCCCGGCGGAGATTCGCGCGCCCCAGGGTTCGCTGCCCGGTGTCAGCGGCTTCCAGGTCAGCTTCTCGAGCCACGACATCTACACGCCGGGCGATGCGCCTGACGTCCTCGTCGCGATGAACCCCGCGGCACTCAACACCAACATCGGCGACCTGCCGCGCGGCGGCATTCTTGTGGTCAACGAAGATGAGTTCACTGAAACGAACCTCAAGAAGGCCGCTTACGGGTCGAACCCGCTCGATGATGGCAGCCTTGGCGCCTACCGCGTGTTCCAAGTGCCCGTATCGACGTTGAACGCGCGTGCGCTGAAGGACAGCGGCCTCACCGCCGTCCAGGTCGACCGCTGCAAGAACATGTTCGCGCTCGGCTTGATGTTCTGGATGTACAGCCGTCCGCTCGACACGACGACTCGCTGGATCGATGAGAAGTTCGGCAAGAATCAAGGTGTGGCCGAGGCGAACAAGAAGGCACTGCGCGCCGGCTACAACTTCGGCGAGACGACCGAGATGTTCGCGACGCACTACCATGTGCCCAAGGCCAAGCTGCGGCCGGGCCTGTACCGCAACATCACCGGCAACGAGGCGACCGCGCTGGGCGTCATCACAGCGTCGAAGCTTGCGGGCCGCACGCTGTTCTACGGGAGCTATCCGATTACGCCGGCAAGCGACATCCTGCACGAACTGTCGCGCTTCAAGCGATTCGGCGTACGCACCTTCCAGGCGGAGGACGAGATCGCGGCCGTCGGCGCCGCCATCGGCGCGTCGTTCGGCGGCTCGCTCGGACTCACCGGCACGAGTGGCCCGGGACTGGCGCTGAAGAGCGAGGCGATCGGGCTTGCGGTGATGGTCGAATTGCCGCTCGTCGTCATCGACGTGCAGCGCGCCGGCCCGAGCACCGGTATGCCGACCAAGACCGAGCAGGCGGATCTGCTGCAGGCGATGTTCGGGCGCAACGGCGAGTCGCCCGTCGCCATCGTCGCCCCATCGACGCCGTCCGACTGTTTCCAGATGGCGATCGAGGCGTGGCGGATCGCGATCAAGTACCGGACGCCGGTTCTATATCTCTCGGACGGCTACCTCGGTATGGGCTCGGAGCCATGGCTCGTGCCGGACTACACGAAGTTACCGAAGATGGATCCGGACTTCGCGCACGACCCGGCCACGTTTAAGCCGTACGCACGAGATCCGGAGACACTGGCGCGCCCCTGGGCGATCCCGGGCACACCGGACCTGGAACACCGGATCGGCGGACTCGAGAAGTCGGATATCACGGGCAATGTGAACTACGACGCGGCCAACCACGACAAGATGGTCCACCTTCGCGCCGAAAAGATCGAACGCATCGCGAACGACATTCCCGAACTGGAGGCGCACGGCGATGAATCGGGCGATCTGCTCGTACTCGGCTGGGGCAGCACCTACGGCGTCATCACGACGGCGGTGCAGCGCGCGCGCGCGAAAGGGCTCAAAGTGTCGTCGGCGCACCTGCATCACTTGAACCCGCTGCCGAAGAACCTGGGCGATGTGCTCAAGCGTTACGACCGGGTGCTGATGCCGGAGATCAACCTCGGGCAGATGCGCATGCTTGTCCGGTCACGCTACCTCGTCGACATCATCGGTCTGAACAAGGTATCGGGGCGACCGTTCACAATCAGCGAAGTCGAAGCGAAGATCACAGAACTGGCCGCCTAAGAGAGAAGGAATCATGGTCACCGCGAGCCGCGACGATAACGTGAAGGTGCTGTCCCGGAAGGACTTCGTGTCCGACCAGG encodes:
- a CDS encoding aspartate aminotransferase family protein encodes the protein MTILDRYVEMHPGSRTLHERALRLFPNGVTHDIRHQSPFPLYAARAAGSRKWDVDGNEIVDYVMGHGALLLGHQHPAVVEAVAEQAQLGTHYGASHEAEVRWGELVCNLVPSAERLRFTSSGTEATMMALRLARAYTGREKVIRLREHFHGWSDALTGQPPPEETVPRSPGIPEGMLAASIVLQANDVEVLERTLRDEGGDIAAMILETTGAHWGTHPIDLEYVRRARELTAEHGVVLIFDEVITGFRVTPGGAQAAYGITPDMTTMAKILGGGLPGGAVAGREEIIEQISIPGENSPNDGRRARIAHPGTYNANPLSAAAGAACLEIAATGVHQDRAASTAAQLARELNRAFREEAVAGAVYGHSSMLHIAIGMEQQPPDGYGWGWRALPVAPPRVSGAASQALRRGMLNEGIDLMGDGMMVSSAHTDADVDRTVEAFRRTLRAMKEEGAAL
- a CDS encoding Lrp/AsnC family transcriptional regulator, translated to MIKAYVLVVTNPGETRNVVAAIGQIAGVVELHEVMGPYDIVVEIEVEQLSEVPAILSDKIRSVPGIESTTSLVTFPES
- a CDS encoding CBS domain-containing protein — its product is MVEEIFQTDPISALGLPTPVSIGRTATVGEALRAVQTRGVGYVLIVEDDGRPIGIMSETEVLMKIVARDVKYDESVDIYMSHGPETLTQRDPIATAVKLMNEAGERNIPIVDEDGRAVAVLRTLDIIHFLAEAFPAQVMNLPPRPHQLIPEPEGA
- a CDS encoding 2-oxoacid:acceptor oxidoreductase subunit alpha codes for the protein MTTLTRESDQHEGPDVLELDRVTIRFAGDSGDGMQLAGTQFTKTSAVLGNDISTFPDIPAEIRAPQGSLPGVSGFQVSFSSHDIYTPGDAPDVLVAMNPAALNTNIGDLPRGGILVVNEDEFTETNLKKAAYGSNPLDDGSLGAYRVFQVPVSTLNARALKDSGLTAVQVDRCKNMFALGLMFWMYSRPLDTTTRWIDEKFGKNQGVAEANKKALRAGYNFGETTEMFATHYHVPKAKLRPGLYRNITGNEATALGVITASKLAGRTLFYGSYPITPASDILHELSRFKRFGVRTFQAEDEIAAVGAAIGASFGGSLGLTGTSGPGLALKSEAIGLAVMVELPLVVIDVQRAGPSTGMPTKTEQADLLQAMFGRNGESPVAIVAPSTPSDCFQMAIEAWRIAIKYRTPVLYLSDGYLGMGSEPWLVPDYTKLPKMDPDFAHDPATFKPYARDPETLARPWAIPGTPDLEHRIGGLEKSDITGNVNYDAANHDKMVHLRAEKIERIANDIPELEAHGDESGDLLVLGWGSTYGVITTAVQRARAKGLKVSSAHLHHLNPLPKNLGDVLKRYDRVLMPEINLGQMRMLVRSRYLVDIIGLNKVSGRPFTISEVEAKITELAA